GTTGTTCTTTGTTCTCCTAAGAAGAACTTCTATAACCTGCTGTATCTCTTTTTCTCTTCCTATTACAGGATCAAGTTTTCCTTCTCTCGCAAGTTCTGTTAAATCAACGGTAAATCTTTCTATAGGTGATTTTTCTTCTTCAGCCATTTCTTTCTGAATGTTTTCTCCGTTCATCTTTTCTTTTCCTCCTGATAGTATTTGTTCTAAAATTTTTCCAGCTATTGTGTCTTTAGCCTCAATTAAGGCTGTTGCTATATATAAAGGTTTTACCTGTGCCTCTCCATTTTCAAGGGCTTTTTTTTCTGCTGTTTCAAGTAGTTTAACAAGATTTGAGGAGTAGATTTTACCTGTTTTTGTTCCCAGTGATGCTTCTGCTATTTTGACCACAATTCTGTCAGGTGAGATGCCCAGATCTTTAAGCTGTTTAACAAAGTCTGAGTTTTCAATTACCTTATATAGCACAGAAGAAAGGCTTATCTCTCCTGATATAAACCGGTCTGCCGTCTCCTCATCAATTATCTGCAGAAGTGAGTTTTTGATGGAAATAAGCTGGTTTTTCAGCTCTTTTTCGTATCTTGTTAGCTTCTCATATTCAAGTCTTGCTGAGCTTCCAAATCCACCCCAGAAAGAACTTTCTTCGTATCTTAGCTCATTCTCAAGCTGTTTCTTTGCAGAAGATATTTTTTTCAGTTCTTCCTGAATTTTTAAAATATCATTTTTTACTCCTGCAAGCTGTCTTTGGAGATCTCTGATGTAGTTGATATACTCGTTTGTGGATTTATCAATCTGGTTATAAAGGTCGTTAAGATATTCCTGTATTTTACCTTTCAGGTCTTTTGTATCTATTCCCCTTTTTTCAAGAACTTTCCTTAAAGGTGAATCTTCCTTTGAAATAAAAGCAATAAGCAGATGGTCTGTATCAACAAGACGATCTCCCCTTTTTTCTGCAAATGATCTGGCAGTGTCTAAAAATTCTTTTGATCTTTTATCAAGAAGGTTTTCGCTGAACATAGCTTCCTCCAAATTTTAGTATATTATTATAATATTTCTTTAGTTTGTATTTATAAATATAATGCCTGTTGGAAAAATATGCAATACTGTTATTTATTTAAAAGCAGGTTAAAAGACTGTTTGAAGTTTGATTTTACTCAGTTTTCTCTTTTTGTCTGAGGCTTTCAATAAATCCCATCAGCTCTGTTGGAAATGGGAAAACGATAGTTTTGGCATTTTTCTGTCCTATTGTGTTAAGGGTTTCAAGATATCTAAGCTGCATCGCTATAGGCTGTTTTGCAAGGAGTGCAGCAGCTTCAACAAGTTTTTGTGCTGCCTGAAATTCTGCTTCTGCAGATATGATCTTGGCTCTTCTTTCCCTTTCTGCCTCAGCCTGTCTTGCCATTGCTTTGACAAGTTCTTCCGGTAGGTCTATCCTTTTAAGTTCAACAGAAACTACTTTTACGCCCCATGCATCTGTTTCTTTATCAATAATTTCCTGAAGTTTTACATTCAGTTTTTCTCTCTGAGACAGCAGTTCATCAAGCTCTGCCTGACCGCAAACACTTCTGAGGGTTGTTTGGGATATCTGGGAGATAGCATATATAAAGTCCTCAACATTAACTATCGCTTTCACAGGATCAACAACTCTGAAATAGACTACAGCATCTACTTTAACAGAAACGTTATCTTTCGTGATAACGTCCTGTGTTGGAACGTCCATTGTTATTACCCTTAAAGATACCCTTACCATTTTATCTATAAATGGTATGAGAATAATAATACCTGGTCCTTTGGCTCCTATAACCCTACCAAGACGGAATATTACTCCTCTCTCATACTCTGGAAGGATTTTGATTGCCGAAGCAAGAAAAATGATTATAAGGATTGCAAGAACTATAATAGACGGAGCCATGCCGGACCCTCCCAAAATTCTAAGTATTGAAAAGATAAACTTAT
This DNA window, taken from Persephonella sp., encodes the following:
- a CDS encoding slipin family protein, which translates into the protein MAPSIIVLAILIIIFLASAIKILPEYERGVIFRLGRVIGAKGPGIIILIPFIDKMVRVSLRVITMDVPTQDVITKDNVSVKVDAVVYFRVVDPVKAIVNVEDFIYAISQISQTTLRSVCGQAELDELLSQREKLNVKLQEIIDKETDAWGVKVVSVELKRIDLPEELVKAMARQAEAERERRAKIISAEAEFQAAQKLVEAAALLAKQPIAMQLRYLETLNTIGQKNAKTIVFPFPTELMGFIESLRQKEKTE